A window of the Dyadobacter pollutisoli genome harbors these coding sequences:
- a CDS encoding glycoside hydrolase family 140 protein, which translates to MKRYILLIGMVLAGVIASAQQPFSKGRLKVSDNQRYLVHSDGTPFFWLGDTAWELFHRLTKQEAEQYLKHRAKQGFTVVQAVALAELDGLNVPNAEGNTPLVNNDPSKPNEAYFKHMDFVIDKAAENGIAIALLPTWGDKVFKSTWGKGPEIFNVNNASAYGEWIGNRYKNRNNVIWVLGGDRTPRADSDDVKVWQLMAAGIVKGTGGNDQALLSFHPQPNALNMGGSSNWFHQDSWLDFNMLQNGHCRDEINYDKIAFVYDRKPAKPVLDAEPIYEDHPVCFNVTDLGTSNAYDVRKYAYLDLFAGAFGHTYGCHDIWQMNGGGREPVNGPHMTWNEALDLPGARQMTLVRKLMESRPLLDRVPDQSLIQENSNGPATRIQATRGKDYAFVYTATGQPVTVNAGKISGKEFVAHWYDPRKGEVTKIGTFPNQGKHQFKAPSTGYGKDWVLILDDTEKKYGFDFASALK; encoded by the coding sequence ATGAAAAGATACATACTACTTATTGGCATGGTGCTGGCCGGCGTCATTGCCTCTGCCCAGCAGCCATTTTCAAAAGGCCGCCTCAAAGTCTCGGACAATCAGCGGTACCTCGTCCACAGCGACGGTACGCCGTTTTTCTGGCTGGGCGATACCGCCTGGGAGCTCTTTCACCGTCTTACGAAGCAGGAAGCAGAACAATATTTGAAACACCGGGCAAAGCAAGGCTTCACCGTCGTGCAGGCCGTGGCTTTGGCCGAGCTCGACGGATTGAATGTTCCCAACGCGGAAGGTAATACCCCGCTGGTCAATAATGACCCCTCGAAGCCCAATGAGGCGTATTTCAAACACATGGACTTTGTGATCGACAAGGCTGCAGAAAATGGTATCGCCATTGCATTGCTGCCAACCTGGGGCGACAAGGTTTTTAAAAGTACCTGGGGAAAAGGACCTGAGATCTTTAATGTCAACAATGCCTCGGCGTACGGTGAATGGATCGGTAATCGGTACAAAAACCGCAACAATGTGATCTGGGTGCTGGGCGGCGACCGTACTCCACGGGCAGATTCGGACGACGTGAAAGTGTGGCAACTGATGGCTGCCGGCATCGTGAAAGGCACCGGAGGCAACGATCAGGCCTTGTTGAGCTTCCACCCGCAGCCTAACGCGCTGAACATGGGAGGCTCGTCGAACTGGTTCCATCAGGATAGCTGGCTGGATTTCAACATGTTGCAAAACGGGCATTGCCGCGACGAGATCAATTACGATAAGATCGCATTTGTATATGATCGCAAACCCGCCAAGCCCGTGCTGGACGCTGAACCGATTTACGAAGACCACCCGGTTTGTTTCAATGTGACCGACCTCGGCACTTCCAATGCTTATGACGTGCGGAAATACGCCTACCTGGATCTGTTTGCGGGAGCGTTCGGACATACTTACGGGTGTCACGACATCTGGCAAATGAATGGTGGAGGCCGCGAGCCCGTGAACGGTCCGCATATGACCTGGAATGAGGCACTTGACCTGCCCGGCGCCAGGCAGATGACCCTGGTCAGAAAACTTATGGAGTCACGTCCGCTACTGGATCGGGTTCCCGACCAGTCATTAATTCAGGAGAACAGCAATGGCCCGGCCACACGTATACAAGCGACCCGAGGCAAGGACTACGCATTCGTATACACGGCTACGGGCCAGCCTGTAACTGTGAATGCTGGCAAGATTTCAGGAAAGGAATTTGTCGCCCACTGGTACGATCCCCGCAAAGGCGAGGTCACCAAAATCGGTACATTTCCCAACCAGGGAAAGCATCAGTTTAAAGCACCTTCGACAGGTTATGGGAAAGACTGGGTGCTGATACTGGATGA
- a CDS encoding phosphogluconate dehydrogenase C-terminal domain-containing protein, translating into MTKIALIGAGGKMGCRLTDNFLKCTDYLLHYLEVSPQGIANLIQRNVTVSDQGSTVPDADVVILAVPDVAIGAISQDIIPLMKPGALVLTLDPAAPLDGVIAHRDDLGYVIAHPCHPSIFNWEPTEHDFRDFYGGITAKQSIVVALMHGTEAHYQLGEKVSQDMYAPIKDTHRITLEQMAILEPAMVETLAQTCMEVVKEGYDRILELGVPQAAARDFVLGHLRIQIAVLFKEVNGTFSDAAYKISKRAKPILFRDDWKKIFEMDDIRQQVKDITSK; encoded by the coding sequence ATGACAAAAATCGCATTGATTGGTGCAGGAGGAAAAATGGGTTGTCGATTGACCGACAATTTCCTCAAATGCACCGACTATCTGCTTCATTATCTGGAAGTAAGTCCACAGGGGATAGCAAATCTGATACAGCGAAATGTAACGGTAAGCGATCAGGGAAGCACTGTACCAGACGCCGATGTGGTGATCCTGGCGGTGCCGGATGTCGCTATCGGAGCCATTTCCCAGGACATTATCCCGCTCATGAAACCCGGTGCGCTGGTACTCACGCTGGACCCCGCCGCCCCCCTCGACGGTGTCATCGCCCATCGCGACGATCTCGGTTATGTGATCGCCCACCCTTGCCACCCGAGTATATTCAACTGGGAGCCCACAGAGCATGATTTTCGTGATTTTTACGGCGGTATTACGGCCAAACAATCTATTGTGGTCGCATTAATGCACGGTACCGAGGCACATTACCAACTCGGTGAAAAGGTGTCGCAGGATATGTATGCGCCGATCAAAGACACGCATAGGATCACATTGGAACAAATGGCGATACTGGAACCTGCGATGGTGGAAACACTGGCACAAACCTGCATGGAAGTAGTGAAAGAAGGCTACGACAGGATTCTGGAACTGGGGGTTCCGCAAGCTGCGGCAAGGGATTTTGTACTCGGACATTTGCGGATACAGATCGCGGTTTTGTTCAAAGAAGTGAATGGTACGTTCTCCGACGCGGCCTACAAAATCAGCAAACGCGCCAAACCGATTTTATTCAGGGATGATTGGAAGAAAATTTTTGAAATGGACGACATTCGTCAGCAGGTGAAGGACATTACAAGCAAATAA